A genomic window from Pecten maximus chromosome 6, xPecMax1.1, whole genome shotgun sequence includes:
- the LOC117328888 gene encoding MIT domain-containing protein 1-like: protein MADKIAGVEAAAKKVLTRAVELDASRRFDESVVCYQEGIHLLMEVLKGTSEQTKKNAVRKKVEEYMGRAEQIKVHVHEVKEAGKSHEQIQIEEYSTGHGFESLFGKYLDGFLTEVQIEDPYIRTTHQIYNFLRFCEMLVKSGSPVNTIRLFTGRDENEDSRKQQHNKLAQMTKSLQNHKIQLAVEYNDALHDREIRFNNGWVLKIGRGLDIYKATESKFTVGFCDFDLRPCHKTTIDIFHTNYLHKTENG, encoded by the exons ATGGCTGACAAGATAGCTGGTGTTGAGGCTGCAGCGAAAAAGGTGTTGACCCGTGCTGTAGAACTTGATGCCAGTCGAAGGTTTGATGAATCTGTCGTCTGTTATCAGGAAGGAATCCATCTTTTGATGGAGGTTCTCAAAG GTACCAGTGAGCAGACAAAGAAGAATGCAGTAAGGAAGAAGGTAGAGGAGTACATGGGCCGAGCTGAACAAATAAAAGTTCATGTTCATGAGGTCAAAGAAG CTGGGAAGTCACATGAACAGATCCAGATAGAGGAGTATTCTACTGGACATGGGTTTGAAAGCTTGTTCGGGAAGTACCTGGATGGGTTCCTGACGGAGGTCCAGATAGAAGACCCTTACATCAGAACAACACATCAG aTCTACAATTTCCTGCGTTTCTGTGAGATGTTGGTAAAGAGTGGGTCTCCTGTTAATACAATTCGCCTCTTCACTGGCAGGGATGAG AATGAAGACTCAAGAAAACAGCAACACAACAAGCTGGCACAGATGACGAAGAGTCTACAGAATCACAAAATCCAACTGGCGGTGGAATATAACGATGCTCTACATGACAGGGAGATCAG GTTCAATAATGGCTGGGTTTTGAAAATTGGACGTGGACTGGATATATACAAAGCTACGGAATCTAAGTTTACTGTAGGATTTTGTGACTTTGACCTTCGACCTTGCCACAAAACTACTATTGACATTTTCCATACAAATTATTTGCACAAGACAGAAAATGGGTAG